A genomic segment from Dietzia psychralcaliphila encodes:
- a CDS encoding M3 family metallopeptidase, giving the protein MTLPTSEPRRHPLLDESPLPYGLPDFAAIDEADLEPAIRTAIDDHAAEVAAIVANPESPTVHNTVIALEQSGQALHRVLSVFYGLLGPDATPARLDVDRVVSPLLAAHGSAVMTDPGLYSRVDAVHSALEAGELEVDDETDRLIRRHHRDLIRAGAALDDSGRARLTAIDTRLAELTTAFGENLLASTAELAVPVTEEAELAGLPASMLSTLAATAAEAGRDGWLIPLGLPTVQPISAWLDHQGLRRRVMEASLRRGSTPDHDNSPIVLEIVRLRAERAQLLGLGCHAEHVLAVETAGSPDAARGLLLDVVDAAVTNARNEAKDLLGGEDRELNPADWAWESERLRADRYQVDDARVRPYFELERVLRDAVMYSASELYGLRFVERPDLRGFLPDVRVIEVFDDQRSQPDAGIGLLLLDYYARPTKRGGAWMSSFRDQSRLLDSRPVVVNVMNLSRPAAGEPKLLTMDEVTTMFHEFGHALHGLLSDVEYPVFSGTSVPRDFVEFPSQVNEMWARRPEMLARYARHVESGETIGQDLVARMREAERFGEGQATVEYLAAALLDLAWHSLTLEEAEAVTDVDEFEARVLADAGLDVPGVEPRYRSRYFQHIFAGGYSAAYYSYFWAEVLDADAAEWFAEHGGLQRSSGEAMRREVLSRGGAIDFLDAYRAMRGSDPSPSALLRRRGLDSSVVGGREVAAAGRS; this is encoded by the coding sequence ATGACCCTCCCGACCTCCGAACCCCGCCGCCACCCGCTGCTCGACGAGTCGCCGCTGCCGTACGGACTGCCCGACTTCGCGGCGATCGACGAGGCGGACCTGGAGCCGGCTATCCGGACGGCGATCGACGACCACGCGGCCGAGGTCGCGGCCATCGTGGCCAACCCGGAGTCGCCGACCGTCCACAACACGGTCATCGCCCTCGAACAGTCGGGCCAGGCGCTCCACCGTGTGCTGTCGGTGTTCTACGGACTCCTCGGTCCGGATGCGACCCCCGCCCGGCTCGACGTGGACCGGGTGGTCTCGCCACTGCTGGCCGCGCACGGCTCGGCCGTCATGACCGACCCGGGTCTCTACTCACGTGTCGACGCCGTCCATTCGGCGTTGGAGGCGGGGGAGCTGGAGGTCGACGACGAGACCGACCGTCTGATCCGCCGGCACCACCGCGATCTGATCCGTGCGGGTGCGGCGCTCGACGACTCCGGCCGCGCTCGGCTGACGGCCATCGACACCCGGCTGGCCGAACTGACCACCGCGTTCGGCGAGAACCTGCTCGCCTCCACCGCCGAGCTCGCCGTCCCCGTGACCGAGGAGGCCGAGCTCGCGGGCCTGCCGGCATCCATGCTGTCGACGCTCGCCGCCACCGCTGCGGAGGCGGGCCGGGACGGGTGGCTCATTCCCCTGGGCCTGCCCACGGTTCAGCCGATCTCGGCGTGGCTGGACCACCAGGGCCTCCGGCGGCGCGTCATGGAGGCCTCGCTGCGACGGGGGTCGACCCCGGATCACGACAACTCCCCGATCGTCCTGGAGATAGTCCGGCTCCGCGCCGAGCGTGCGCAACTGCTGGGCCTGGGCTGCCACGCCGAGCACGTCCTCGCCGTGGAGACGGCCGGTTCGCCCGACGCGGCACGAGGTCTGCTGCTCGACGTGGTCGACGCCGCTGTCACCAATGCCCGCAACGAGGCCAAGGACCTGCTCGGCGGAGAGGACCGCGAGTTGAACCCGGCCGACTGGGCCTGGGAGTCCGAGCGGCTGCGCGCCGACCGCTACCAGGTGGACGACGCTCGCGTCCGGCCGTACTTCGAGCTCGAACGGGTGCTCCGTGACGCGGTCATGTACTCGGCCTCCGAGCTCTACGGCCTGCGCTTCGTCGAGCGGCCGGACCTGCGCGGATTCCTGCCGGACGTCCGCGTGATCGAGGTCTTCGACGACCAGCGGAGCCAGCCCGACGCCGGGATCGGTCTACTGCTCCTCGACTACTACGCCCGCCCGACCAAGCGGGGCGGGGCCTGGATGAGCTCGTTCCGCGACCAGTCCCGGCTCCTGGACTCGCGGCCCGTCGTCGTCAACGTCATGAACCTGTCCCGCCCCGCGGCCGGTGAGCCGAAGCTGCTCACCATGGACGAGGTCACCACGATGTTCCACGAGTTCGGGCACGCCCTGCACGGCCTGCTGTCGGATGTGGAGTACCCGGTGTTCTCGGGTACCTCGGTGCCCCGGGACTTCGTCGAGTTCCCCTCGCAGGTCAACGAGATGTGGGCGCGCCGACCGGAGATGCTCGCGCGATACGCCCGCCACGTGGAGTCCGGGGAGACGATCGGTCAGGACCTCGTCGCGCGCATGCGGGAGGCCGAACGCTTCGGCGAGGGGCAGGCGACCGTCGAGTACCTCGCCGCCGCCCTGCTCGACCTGGCCTGGCACTCGCTCACGCTAGAGGAGGCCGAGGCGGTCACCGACGTGGACGAGTTCGAGGCGAGGGTGCTGGCGGACGCGGGGCTCGACGTCCCCGGCGTGGAACCCAGGTACCGATCACGGTACTTCCAGCACATCTTCGCCGGCGGGTACTCGGCCGCCTACTACTCGTACTTCTGGGCGGAGGTCCTCGACGCGGACGCCGCCGAGTGGTTCGCCGAACATGGGGGACTGCAGCGTTCCTCGGGTGAGGCGATGCGTCGTGAGGTGCTGTCGCGGGGCGGAGCGATCGACTTCCTCGACGCCTACCGCGCCATGCGCGGGTCGGACCCGAGTCCGTCGGCTCTGCTCCGTCGCCGAGGCCTCGACAGTTCGGTGGTGGGCGGCCGCGAGGTC